Genomic DNA from Peribacillus simplex:
AATTAAGAAGGTCTGGCAATATGCACTCTTCATCATTCCGTTCATCACCATTTTCATGCATTATACAAATGACCTTCATCACTTGTATTACAAATCAATGGAATTGAGAAGCGATAGTCCTTTTCCAATTATTAAACTGGTGGGGGGCCCTTGGTTTTACATCCACTCCCTTTTCCTTTTTTTATGTGTCATGTTAAGTATAATCATATTGCTAAAGCAGGTGAAAAAATCCTCATTCAGATTCAGGATGCAAATATCAATGATGGTGGCAGGTCTTATTATTCCTGTAATGGCAAATTACTATTATATAAATGGATTAAGCTCATATGGTATCGATCTTGGTCCTGTATCCATGAGTATCACGTTTATCTTTCATGGTGCGGCACTTTTGACTTTTCAAATGTTCAATGTAGCCCCCATCGCTCGGGAAACAGTCTTTGAAAGTATGAAAGAGGGCGTCATCGTTTTAAATCAACAGGGTTTGATTGTTGACTATAATCATGGAATGCGCAAAGTCATCCCCATGTTGAATGAACATTCCATAGGTAAATCGATTACAAGTCTGCTAAATGGGAATCATCGTCTTAGGGAAATAATCGACCTTAAGCAAGACAGTGATTTTAATTGCAGCCTAAATGGTAATATGGTACATTACCATATTGGTTTTTCACCTGTGCTCAACAAAAGTAACCTTCCTATCGGACAGATCATCACTTTCGCCAACGTAACTGAAAGAGTTCTAATGCTGGAAAAGTTGAAACAACTGGCCAGCTTGGACGGATTAACCCAAATATTGAATAGAACATTTTTCATTAATAAATCGGAAATGTTATTCGATGCTCTAAACATGGAAGGCGGCAATATTTCTGTCATCATGTTCGATATCGATCATTTTAAAGATGTAAATGATACATTTGGACATGAAGCAGGGGATGTGGTCATAACGCTTGTTGCAAATACTGCAAAGGAGCACATTCGGGAGGGAGATCTATTGGGACGTTATGGTGGTGAAGAAGTTATCATATGTTTGCCGGATACCGCTTTAGCCACTGCATATGAGTTGGCCGATGCGTGCTGAAGTTAAAAAGACCGGGCAAGACGGAATCCTAGGTCGTCTATGCAAAATGCCGGATGGCTGCGCCGACGACATGAAGCTCCACAACCCCTGGCATCCTCAGCCCAGCTACCTCCTCGAAAAATACGGTAGGTGCCGTACACTTGTTCATCATATAAATCCCAGCACCATTCCCAAGCATTCCCTAACATATCATGCAGCCCCCATGGATTCGGTTCCTTTGTTCCTATTTCATGGATTTTGCCTCCTGAATTTTCGTTATACCAGGCAATGTTATTCAGCTCTCCATATCTATAACCAGCAGTCCCAGCTTTACATGCATATTGCCACTCTGCTTCTGTAGGAAGTCGAAAACCGTTTGATTCCCAATCACAAACAATGTTTTCACCATTAATAGAATAAGACTCTCCCAGTCCAGCTTTCTGTGAAAGTAGATTACAAAAAGAAATGGCATCATACCAAGAAATATTTACAACAGGTTTTAGATCTCGATCAAAAGAATTAGGTGATTTATTTGTAATAGTATAGTAGAAATCCGTAGTAACAGGATAACGGGCAAGAAGAAATGGTCTTATTTCAGCTTTCCATTTGCTATTAATTCTATCGTCCCTTAATTCTATTTCTCCCCCAGGAATTTTCACCATTTGACAGTCAATGTAACTCTGTATTTCCTTTGACAATCTACTCCCTCCAAATAATCGTAATATTACAAATTTTACCATAATCAGAACTGTTAAATCAAAACAAATATAGATTCAAATAAGTACAAAAACCACCGTTTTTGAAGAAGGTATGCTTGTAATGCAATTAAGATAGGAACACATTTATTTTTTTCTTGGTGCATGAACTATCATGCGGGAAGGGAGCAGGCTTAAGCTTCATGACCCCCATTTAATTAATATTAATAAGTGTGCAGGTTTTGGAATACAAATTATAAGTGAGTCTCGATACTTTTAATTATGGGGGAGAGCGAATGAACGAGTTTTTGGAGAAAACAGCAAGATACGAGCATCGGTTTTGGCTGCAAATCTTAGGAGACCATGGCAGGTTCATCCATGAGTCTTTAGCTCCGGTTGAAGTGGAAAATATTGAAATTGCATCAGAATTCATTCAAATTTTTGATACTCTCCTTGGTAAAGCCAATTCGGAAGAGATTTCGCAACTTACTGCCATGGCAGAAAAAGAGGCATTAAGATTTCGTGAGTTTAAGCTAAGCCTACTTAAAGAACATCTGGTGGGTAAAATAAAAATACATCTTTCACCTTCATTCATTAATCATATGGTGAACGAATTAGAAGAATATTTAAGATTATTGAAATACTTCAATTCAAATCAAATGCCGCCTGTTTTCCATGAACTTCATCATCATTTGCTTTGGCTTTTAGATGCAGCTGGGCATGCAAGTGCAATATCATCCAATATGGATGAAGTTGAAAAAAGATTAAAGGAGAAAAGTGACCATTATAAAAAACATTTTAATGATTTTTATTTAAAAGCTGTTGAAATGGCTGGATATTTACGTACCAATCTGTCAACATTCCCAGCATTGGAAAAAATGAATCAGGACGTTACATTGGAAATTAAATTCTTTCAGCACTTTCTGCTTGAATTGGAGGAGCTTGACCTTAGTGCGCAGGCTCTTGGAACGTTTTCACCATTAATGGCCGATCATATGTGGCGTGAAGAATGTTATTATTTAACGAAACTCGCTGAATCGACAGACACGGAAAAGCCTAACTGCGATCCAGCGAAACCAAGGCTAGTGGAATAAAAAAGTGGACCATAGAGCCCTTTCTATAAAAGGGGCTCAAATCTGCTGAATGTAACTTCAAACTCAGAATAACTCTTCGAAGAAGCGTTCAGTCATCTTGTCTTTCTGAGCTTTGCCTGGTTTAATACGTTTTTCTTGGTTGGTTAACATTACGAGGTGTAATTTTTTAAGGAAGTTAATTCCTATCCTTATGTTATACTAAAAGAACTAAAATCAATTATAGAAGTATAGGAGTGCTAAAAGATGTTTGGAAATCCTTCCAATTTGACAGATGGCATTTATTTTGGAGAATCGTTACCACAACAAATCGCTAAACACATTTTAAAAAAAATCATTGAAGGGGAAATAGAAGCTGGAGAGAAAATCGTCGAAGAAGACATTTCCAAGGAATTGAATACGAGCCGTGCACCAGTACGCGAAGCCCTTTATCTATTGCAGGTTGACGGTATTGTTGAGAGGATGCCGAGGCGGGGAACGATCGTCAAGCCATTTTCACAAAAGGAAATCATTGAATATAATGATGTTACGATCGGGCTGATCCAGATGGGCATTGAATTTTCCCAAGGAAGGTGGCACGAAGAGAATAAGCAATCTTTACGAAAGCATTTGGAAAGTGCAACGGATGAGTGTGTGAAAAGTAATGTAATCGAGTATCAAAAAAAAGCTGAACAGATATTTCGATATATTTTTTCAATCGCTAATAACAAAGCATTATCAAGATTTTTTGAGGAAGCCAGTCATATCCTCATGGTTTTTGCCCAAAGTCAATGGAATACAGAAACGATGGAAAATTTCCATTTCAGATTAAAAATGTCTATTGAGGCCATTATCGAAGACGATTTCGTTAAGGCAAAAAATGAAATTAATGAAGCTCTGAATCGTGGAGTGATGTAGAGTCTTTGACTCTAAAGCCAAATTGTC
This window encodes:
- a CDS encoding histidine kinase N-terminal 7TM domain-containing diguanylate cyclase, translating into MFICTVKDQGGTWSKTLYSRDIIVFHFAFSYAFELSSTSLEQIIFWLRVQYLALPFIPVFLLLMCLEYVGQRIKKVWQYALFIIPFITIFMHYTNDLHHLYYKSMELRSDSPFPIIKLVGGPWFYIHSLFLFLCVMLSIIILLKQVKKSSFRFRMQISMMVAGLIIPVMANYYYINGLSSYGIDLGPVSMSITFIFHGAALLTFQMFNVAPIARETVFESMKEGVIVLNQQGLIVDYNHGMRKVIPMLNEHSIGKSITSLLNGNHRLREIIDLKQDSDFNCSLNGNMVHYHIGFSPVLNKSNLPIGQIITFANVTERVLMLEKLKQLASLDGLTQILNRTFFINKSEMLFDALNMEGGNISVIMFDIDHFKDVNDTFGHEAGDVVITLVANTAKEHIREGDLLGRYGGEEVIICLPDTALATAYELADAC
- a CDS encoding formylglycine-generating enzyme family protein, which encodes MVKIPGGEIELRDDRINSKWKAEIRPFLLARYPVTTDFYYTITNKSPNSFDRDLKPVVNISWYDAISFCNLLSQKAGLGESYSINGENIVCDWESNGFRLPTEAEWQYACKAGTAGYRYGELNNIAWYNENSGGKIHEIGTKEPNPWGLHDMLGNAWEWCWDLYDEQVYGTYRIFRGGSWAEDARGCGASCRRRSHPAFCIDDLGFRLARSF
- a CDS encoding DUF2935 domain-containing protein; translated protein: MNEFLEKTARYEHRFWLQILGDHGRFIHESLAPVEVENIEIASEFIQIFDTLLGKANSEEISQLTAMAEKEALRFREFKLSLLKEHLVGKIKIHLSPSFINHMVNELEEYLRLLKYFNSNQMPPVFHELHHHLLWLLDAAGHASAISSNMDEVEKRLKEKSDHYKKHFNDFYLKAVEMAGYLRTNLSTFPALEKMNQDVTLEIKFFQHFLLELEELDLSAQALGTFSPLMADHMWREECYYLTKLAESTDTEKPNCDPAKPRLVE
- a CDS encoding GntR family transcriptional regulator, whose product is MFGNPSNLTDGIYFGESLPQQIAKHILKKIIEGEIEAGEKIVEEDISKELNTSRAPVREALYLLQVDGIVERMPRRGTIVKPFSQKEIIEYNDVTIGLIQMGIEFSQGRWHEENKQSLRKHLESATDECVKSNVIEYQKKAEQIFRYIFSIANNKALSRFFEEASHILMVFAQSQWNTETMENFHFRLKMSIEAIIEDDFVKAKNEINEALNRGVM